Within Flagellimonas maritima, the genomic segment CCAAAATTGAGGTCTCTGTTCTTTTCACTTTTAGCAAGGCGGTCCTGTTTCTAATAATTAAAGCCGTTCATTTGGATGCTGGTTTTTATAGTACGGACAACAAAACTTTGGAGCTACAACTGACTAGGAACTTGCTTTTTTCTTTTTACTCAACAAGCGTTTGATTTCGTTGAGCTTCATTAAAGCCTCGACAGGGGTGAGCGTATCAATGTCCAAATGTAAAATTTCTTCTTTAATTTCTTCCAGAAGCGGATCGTCCAAATTGAAAAAGCTCAATTGCATCTCATTTTGTGACACTTGCAGTTTATCGGTCATTTCCTCGCTGGAATGCGACTTTTCAAGTTTTTTAAGGATTTTATTGGCCTTCTGAATCACTTGCTGCGGCATTCCCGCCATTTTGGCCACATGGATGCCAAAACTGTGCTCACTGCCCCCTGGAACAAGTTTTCTTAGAAACAGAACATTATTTTTAAGTTCCTTTACCGACACATTATAATTTCTGATTCTACCAAACGTATTCATCATCTCGTTGAGTTCGTGGTAGTGCGTTGCGAAGAGCGTTTTTGCCCTGGCGGGGTGTTCATGCAAATATTCAGATATGGCCCATGCAATGGAAATACCATCATAAGTACTGGTTCCCCTTCCTATTTCATCCAAAAGAACTAAGCTTCTTTCTGAAAGGTTGTTAAGAATGGAGGCGGTTTCGTTCATTTCGACCATGAAAGTAGATTCCCCCATTGAAATATTGTCACTGGCGCCCACACGGGTAAAAATCTTGTCCACAACCCCAATTTTAGCCGAAGATGCGGGAACAAAACTTCCCATTTGTGCTAAAAGCACAGTGAGGGCGGTTTGGCGCAATATGGCAGATTTACCACTCATGTTTGGACCAGTAATCATGATGATCTGTTGCTCTTCCCTGTTGAGGAGAACATCATTGGGAACATAACTTTTACCGAGTGGTAGTTGCTTCTCAATGACCGGATGCCTTCCACCCTTAATATCAAGATCTGTGGATTCATCGATTGCGGGCATAACATAATCATTCTCCTTGGCCAATTGTGCAAATCCACAAAGGCAATCCAATTGTGCGATCAATTGTGCATTTTTTTGAACTGGGGCAATGTACTCCTGCATCCATACCAAAAGTTGTTCGAACAATTGCTGCTCCAAACTATAAATACGTTCTTCGGCACCAAGTATTTTGGTTTCGTATTCTTTAAGTTCTTCGGTAATATAACGTTCTGCATTGACAAGGGTCTGTTTTCGGATCCAAGACTCTGGCACTTTATCTTTATGGGTATTACGCACTTCAATATAATAACCAAACACATTGTTGGATGCTATTTTAAGTGACGAAATTCCCGTTTCCTTGGTTTCGCGCACCAACATTTTATCCAGATAATCCTTGCTGGAGAAAGCTAGGTCTCTCAGTTCGTCCAATGCTACAGAATAGCCTTGGGCAATAGTACTTCCTTTGGCAATGTTTACGGGGGCCTCTTCGTTTAAGACCGTTTTTATTTTGGTTCTGAGCGTTTCACATGCATTCAATTGCTCACCAATATGTTGTAGTGAATCATTCGTGCTTTCCAGAGCCAATTGTTTTATGGGAATAATGGCCTCAAGCGAATTTTTTAGCAGCACAACTTCTTTTGGGTTAATTTTTCCTGTAGCCAATTTAGAGATTAGACGTTCTAGGTCACATACTTGTTTGATCCAATGCTGCGCTTTGTTCAGGGATGCTTCTTTTTCCTTTAGATGGGAAACCACTTGATGGCGTTGTTGTATAGTATGGATATTCTTTAGGGGCAGTGCCAACCATCGTTTTAAAAGTCTGCCTCCCATAGCGGATATGGTCTTATCGATAACATCCAAAAGTGTGACGGCATTGATGTTGTTGGATTGATACAGCTCAAGGTTGCGAATGGTAAAACGGTCCATCCATACATATTCCTCTTCAGCTATTCTTTGAATTTTGTTGATGTGCTGTAATTGCCTATGCTGTGTCTCCGATAAATAATGAAGCACGGCTCCTGAAGCAATAATACCACAGTTTAAATGTTGAATGCCAAAACCCTGAAGGCTTTTTGTCTTAAAATGATTTTTAAGACTTTCATTGGCATAATCTTCTTGAAAAATCCAATCTTCCAAGAAAAAAGTATGGAATTGGCTGCCAAAAATCTCCAAAAACTCTTTTCTATGGTTTTTTGAGAGCAATATTTCGTTCGGTGCAAAGTTCTGGAGTAATTTATCCACCTGCTCGGCAGACCCTTCCGATGTTAAAAATTCCCCCGTGGAGATATCCAAAAAAGAAATCCCAAACTTATTTCTTCCAAAATGCAAAGCACATAAAAAATTATTGTTTTTGGCAGATAGAATATCATCGTTTAGCGCAACCCCAGGCGTTACCAATTCGGTAACTCCCCTTTTTACAATCGTTTTGGTCTGTTTTGGGTCTTCCAATTGATCACAAATGGCCACCCGCTGACCCGCTTTAACCAATTTTGGCAAATAGGTGTTCAAAGAATGATGCGGAAAGCCCGCCAGTTCTGTTTTATCACCGCCATTGTTTCTATGGGTAAGGATTATTCCCAGAATTTTGGATGCTTTTATGGCATCTTCCCCAAATGTTTCGTAAAAATCCCCAACTCTAAAAAGCAGTAAGGCATCAGGATGTTTGGTCTTGATAGCATTGTACTGCTGCATTAATGGAGTTACTTTCTTTGTTTTGGATGAAGCTGCCAAAGCGATATTTCTTTATATTTTTGCCGATCGGATAAAAACGAAAATACCGTTTTAATGATACTCCAAAAATTTTTGTTGATATTTTAGGGGTGATAGTTGAAAAATATAATGCGTAAACTGGAAAACAAAGAGTTGGAACGATTGGATATAGCTGGTTTTAAGAAAGCTAAAAAAACTCCGATCATATTAATTTTGGATAACATACGCAGTCTCAACAACATTGGTTCGGTCTTTAGAACTGCTGATGCCTTTTTGGTGGAGAAAATTTATTTGTGCGGAATTACCGCTATCCCACCACATAAAGATATTAGAAAAACTGCGTTGGGAGCTACCGAAAGCGTGGATTGGGAATACCGAAAAAATACTTTGGAACTTGTCGAGGAACTCAAAGCTACCGGGGTAATGACCTGTGCTATAGAGCAAGCAGAGCACGCTACTATGTTGAATGATTTTAAAATTAATCAAGAACTACCAATAGCGCTTATTTTTGGCAATGAAGTAAAAGGGGTTTCGCAAGAAGTGGTTTCGGTAAGCGATGTGGTATTGGAAATTCCGCAATTTGGCACAAAGCATTCCTTGAACATATCGGTAAGTGCGGGTATTGCAATTTGGGATATTTGGGCGAAATTCAGTGGCCAAAAATAAAAAAAGCCCTGAAAAATCAGGGCTAAACATATAGTTTGAGTTAGTTAGTTCCTCATAAAGAGAGGGCTAATAAAATAAAACCATTCGTTATATGCAAACATTTTCCTAAAATTTCTTAAAATAATGATAAAAGAATTTGCTGATCCAATTGTTCCAAAATGGTTTCGTAGTCCGATGAATCATTTACAAAATCCATATCACTTAAATCCAGTATCATGCTGTTTTGGTCGGGATGACTTTTTATGAAATCGAGATATCCTCTGTTTATTTTTTCCAAGTATGAGCCATTTATGTTCTGTTCGTATCCCCTTCCTCTTTTTTTAATATTTTCCAAGAGACGGTCTGTATTTTGATAGAGGTACAAATAAATGTCAGGCTTCTTCACTTCTTTGTACATAAAGTTGAAGACCTTGCGATACAAATTAAATTCTTCTTTTTGAAGTGTGATCTTAGCGAAAATCAAAGATTTAAAAATATCGTAATCACTGACCATAAAACTTTTAAAAAGGTCAAATTGGGAAGTATCATCGGTAAATTGTTGATAACGGTCAGCCAAGAAAGACATCTCTAATGGAAAAGCATAACGGGAACGGTCTTCGTAGAATTTTGGAAGAAATGCATTGTCGGCAAAACGTTCCAAGACCAACTTGGCATTAAAATCCTGAGCAATCATCTTGGAAAGTGTCGTTTTTCCCGCACCAATATTACCTTCTATTGCCATAAACTGTAATTTGGAGAAAAGGTCGCGTCTGTGTTTAAAAAGTCGGTATTTTGATTTTACGATTTTGCTTCGGTCTTTGCATTGTTGTAGCAAATTCCTAATATCCTTGTTAAGAATTGGGTGATAGTATTGGGGAGCAATGTCCGCCAAGGGTTTCAATACAAAGTTCCTGTCGCTCATCTTTGGATGAGGTATCTCCAGTTCGTCGTTTTTAATGATTACCTCGTCATAAAGGATTATATCGATATCAAGTGTTCTAGACCGATATCCATCCAAATCATTTCGCTCACGGCCAAAATTTCGCTCAATATTCAATATTAAATGAAGTAACGCTGTGGGTGCCAGTTCTGTCTCGACCATCAAACAAGCATTCAAAAAATCCTCCCCTTCAAAACCCATG encodes:
- the mutS gene encoding DNA mismatch repair protein MutS, encoding MQQYNAIKTKHPDALLLFRVGDFYETFGEDAIKASKILGIILTHRNNGGDKTELAGFPHHSLNTYLPKLVKAGQRVAICDQLEDPKQTKTIVKRGVTELVTPGVALNDDILSAKNNNFLCALHFGRNKFGISFLDISTGEFLTSEGSAEQVDKLLQNFAPNEILLSKNHRKEFLEIFGSQFHTFFLEDWIFQEDYANESLKNHFKTKSLQGFGIQHLNCGIIASGAVLHYLSETQHRQLQHINKIQRIAEEEYVWMDRFTIRNLELYQSNNINAVTLLDVIDKTISAMGGRLLKRWLALPLKNIHTIQQRHQVVSHLKEKEASLNKAQHWIKQVCDLERLISKLATGKINPKEVVLLKNSLEAIIPIKQLALESTNDSLQHIGEQLNACETLRTKIKTVLNEEAPVNIAKGSTIAQGYSVALDELRDLAFSSKDYLDKMLVRETKETGISSLKIASNNVFGYYIEVRNTHKDKVPESWIRKQTLVNAERYITEELKEYETKILGAEERIYSLEQQLFEQLLVWMQEYIAPVQKNAQLIAQLDCLCGFAQLAKENDYVMPAIDESTDLDIKGGRHPVIEKQLPLGKSYVPNDVLLNREEQQIIMITGPNMSGKSAILRQTALTVLLAQMGSFVPASSAKIGVVDKIFTRVGASDNISMGESTFMVEMNETASILNNLSERSLVLLDEIGRGTSTYDGISIAWAISEYLHEHPARAKTLFATHYHELNEMMNTFGRIRNYNVSVKELKNNVLFLRKLVPGGSEHSFGIHVAKMAGMPQQVIQKANKILKKLEKSHSSEEMTDKLQVSQNEMQLSFFNLDDPLLEEIKEEILHLDIDTLTPVEALMKLNEIKRLLSKKKKASS
- a CDS encoding RNA methyltransferase, with translation MRKLENKELERLDIAGFKKAKKTPIILILDNIRSLNNIGSVFRTADAFLVEKIYLCGITAIPPHKDIRKTALGATESVDWEYRKNTLELVEELKATGVMTCAIEQAEHATMLNDFKINQELPIALIFGNEVKGVSQEVVSVSDVVLEIPQFGTKHSLNISVSAGIAIWDIWAKFSGQK
- the folK gene encoding 2-amino-4-hydroxy-6-hydroxymethyldihydropteridine diphosphokinase, encoding MGQKHKAYLSLGSNLGNRYLTLQKAVFAIGKKVGKVVRVSSVYENPAMGFEGEDFLNACLMVETELAPTALLHLILNIERNFGRERNDLDGYRSRTLDIDIILYDEVIIKNDELEIPHPKMSDRNFVLKPLADIAPQYYHPILNKDIRNLLQQCKDRSKIVKSKYRLFKHRRDLFSKLQFMAIEGNIGAGKTTLSKMIAQDFNAKLVLERFADNAFLPKFYEDRSRYAFPLEMSFLADRYQQFTDDTSQFDLFKSFMVSDYDIFKSLIFAKITLQKEEFNLYRKVFNFMYKEVKKPDIYLYLYQNTDRLLENIKKRGRGYEQNINGSYLEKINRGYLDFIKSHPDQNSMILDLSDMDFVNDSSDYETILEQLDQQILLSLF